AAGTCCTCCTCGTACCCAGCGTCCTGGGACAGGGCTTCTCGGAGGAATACACCAAGACCCTCGAAGAATCATTTGAGAAGTTCGGCGGCGGCAAATGGAAGATCGTTGGCGCCGCTGAAGGCCGATACGACCGCTTCAAGTCCGCTGCGGCCGTAGAGGGTCTCTTGCGGGAACACCCCAATGCAAAGGTCATCATCGATTACGCCGCAGAAATGGCCATCGGTATTGCCCAGTACCTGAAGAAGACTGGCCGGACCGACATCGTCACGATTACCAGCGACTGCACCGAGGAAATGATCCCCTGGGTCAAGAACGGCGGCATCACCGCATCGCGCTACTACTCCCCGGCCTGGCACGGCCTTACGGGCGTCGAGGTTCTTCGAAACTACCTCGAGAATGGCGTGAAAGAACTGGAAGCCGTTCAGGTTCCCGTTGCCGACGTCATCGTCACAAAGGAAAACATCGATGAATGGACCGCAAAGCAGCCGGTGTGCTACGAGGAATACTTTGCCAATGTAGTGCGCATCCCCTAGTTACCGAAGTCCTAAGCAGCCATAACAAGAGGTTGCTAGTTAGGGATATTAGGTTGTTTGGGAATCCTCGGGGAGCTGATTACGCATTTAGTTATGACAGACCCGGATGCAGCACTTCGACTTTACGACTGCCCGACCACGCAAGGACGCTGTGGACGGTCAGTGCGAGGTGCACACAGCATTCAGTTATGGCAGGACCGGAAGCAGCTTTCATCTTTTGACTACCCCACCACGGACGCTGTGGGCCGTCAGAACGAGATGTGCACAACTACAAGTAATTCGGATTAGATTTCGGCCCACCCTGCTCTCTCGATAGCGATGAGAAATCCCGTCCCTCGTCCCGTGCGGCGAGCGATTGCCGGCGCTTGGATTAACCGCAGCAGACCCGGACGCAGTGACAGTTGGGATAAGCCATGGTCACTGAGGGCAGGGTGGGACCGAAAGAAAGAGGCGACTATATTGTGAACGACTTGCTGATTGAGGGAGCACGGCTTTGGACTGGTGGACCTCTTCAAAATATTCGCATTGACGGGTCACACATAGTGTCGGTGATTCCTCAATCAGAGGACCAGGCGCTGAAACTCAGCTGCGGTCCTGCCAGGAGAACCCTGCGGCTCGACGGGCGACTTGTGTTTCCTGGTTTCGTCAATATCCACGCACATTTGGACAAAGCCATGATGGCCGATCGTTTTAGAAATGAAAGCGGGACCATTGACGAGGTCCGCAGAAATATGAAGAAGGCCAAATCATCCTTCACCTACGATGACGTCCGGGAGCGCGCTTCCAGAGCCTTGCAAAGATGCGTTGAGCATGGCGTAACTGCAGTCCGAACCCACGTCGATATAGACCCAACTGTCGGCTTGACCAGCCTGCGTGCGCTCCTGTCCCTCAAAGAAGACTTTCAGAAAAGTATCGACCTGCAGATCGTGGCTTTCCCACAGGAAGGCATACAAGAATATCCTGGAACGAGGGACCTGCTCAAGGCCGCACTGGAACTGGGAGCTGATGTCATCGGCGGACACCCAAGCATCTCAGCAAGCAGAAAAGAGCTCAACGAGCAAGTCGATATCGTCTTTGAATTGGCCAAAGAGTTCGACGTCGACATTGACTTCCATACGGATTTCGGGATCAATGCAAACTACACACACCCGGTAACGCTTCACGCGGATGGGCGGGAGTACCCCGATAATCTAGGGGCAGTCTATATCGCTGAAAAAACAATAGCGGAAGAATACCAAGGACGCGTCACCGCAAGCCACCTCTGCGGTCTGGATATGGTGCCACCTGAACTACGAGCGAACGTGTGCGACCTGTTGCGCGAGGCAGGCGTCTCGGTGGTATCCACGCCCGCAAGCAACATGTACGGCAATGGCCGCGATGATGCTGTGGGAGCGCGCCGTGGAGTGACGCGACTATCTGAATTGCGCGCGGCTGGTGTCAACGTTGCCGTTGGCACGGACAATATCCGTGACCCGTTCGATCCTTATGGGAACACGGACCTCATCCAAAACGCCATCCTGGCCTCGCTGGCTTGTCACATGGTCACCGAACACGACTTTCTGGAGATGCTTTCGCTTCATACGGTTGCGCCCGCTCAGATTATGGGCCTGACCAAGTATGGACTTGCCAGTGGCGATGAGGCGAGTCTGGTCGTATTGGAAGCCCGGTCCCTAACCGACCTACTTGACGGAGACACGGCTAGGAGAGTTGTGCTGAAACGCGGGCTCTCCGTGGGCGCGGCACCTCTGAAGTCTTTGTACGACGACAATGAAGGCGTCACGACCGGGGTGGCGAAATGACACAGAAAATCATCGACCTCAGAAGCGACACAGTCACCAAACCCACAGCCCGGATGCGCGCAGCCAT
The DNA window shown above is from Arthrobacter sp. NicSoilB8 and carries:
- a CDS encoding amidohydrolase family protein, translating into MVTEGRVGPKERGDYIVNDLLIEGARLWTGGPLQNIRIDGSHIVSVIPQSEDQALKLSCGPARRTLRLDGRLVFPGFVNIHAHLDKAMMADRFRNESGTIDEVRRNMKKAKSSFTYDDVRERASRALQRCVEHGVTAVRTHVDIDPTVGLTSLRALLSLKEDFQKSIDLQIVAFPQEGIQEYPGTRDLLKAALELGADVIGGHPSISASRKELNEQVDIVFELAKEFDVDIDFHTDFGINANYTHPVTLHADGREYPDNLGAVYIAEKTIAEEYQGRVTASHLCGLDMVPPELRANVCDLLREAGVSVVSTPASNMYGNGRDDAVGARRGVTRLSELRAAGVNVAVGTDNIRDPFDPYGNTDLIQNAILASLACHMVTEHDFLEMLSLHTVAPAQIMGLTKYGLASGDEASLVVLEARSLTDLLDGDTARRVVLKRGLSVGAAPLKSLYDDNEGVTTGVAK
- a CDS encoding sugar ABC transporter substrate-binding protein; translated protein: MSDKSTLVGAGKTIASMTNGFNIYTRYLSSGVQKGLEGTGYSYVGRQSGFDSGRELANFEELIEMGVDGIVIMPHQLESAARGAELAAKAGIPVVSLLRFGPGPLDPYIVGSVRQDDRVPDIAEWVTENTDPCEVLLVPSVLGQGFSEEYTKTLEESFEKFGGGKWKIVGAAEGRYDRFKSAAAVEGLLREHPNAKVIIDYAAEMAIGIAQYLKKTGRTDIVTITSDCTEEMIPWVKNGGITASRYYSPAWHGLTGVEVLRNYLENGVKELEAVQVPVADVIVTKENIDEWTAKQPVCYEEYFANVVRIP